Proteins encoded by one window of Propionispora hippei DSM 15287:
- a CDS encoding polysaccharide deacetylase family protein, translated as MKKILITCDTELGELSKDINNAFEIFIEGKVFDKTVGYTLINEIANEYKAIVTHFVDAYPCEFAGDKKFAILCNSIMENGHKIELHTHPSSKFDRRRRYLHQYNEKEQQKIIAFGKKKIYEWTGYEVSVHRAGGYGINYDTFQVLKDEGIVMDTSFLHGNEVCLYKAVLYNAPFQVNGILEIPITVYQRDVIYWPGIKKSCYQKLDFRYGSNAQEILSVIAKMPMDSIIILFLHSFNFLNLPYNFRTAKYGEITVNKNLIEQYHKVLQGLKQNKDCVFCCFSDLNFDEQYDDFLVNITQKGKWSSVLQRKLDKIINKKGNV; from the coding sequence ATGAAAAAAATATTAATAACTTGTGATACAGAATTGGGAGAATTATCAAAAGATATAAATAATGCTTTTGAAATATTTATTGAAGGCAAAGTTTTTGATAAAACAGTCGGCTATACACTTATTAACGAAATTGCAAATGAATATAAGGCAATTGTTACCCATTTTGTTGATGCTTATCCATGTGAGTTTGCTGGAGATAAAAAATTTGCTATATTATGCAATTCAATTATGGAAAACGGACATAAAATAGAGCTACATACCCATCCTTCAAGTAAATTTGATCGTAGACGTAGATATTTGCATCAATATAATGAAAAAGAACAACAAAAAATTATTGCATTTGGAAAGAAAAAAATATATGAGTGGACAGGGTATGAAGTTAGTGTGCATCGGGCAGGCGGTTATGGGATAAATTATGATACATTCCAGGTATTGAAAGATGAAGGTATTGTTATGGATACGTCTTTTTTGCATGGAAATGAGGTTTGTCTATACAAAGCAGTTCTTTACAATGCTCCATTCCAGGTTAATGGCATATTGGAAATCCCAATAACCGTCTATCAACGTGATGTAATATACTGGCCTGGGATAAAGAAAAGCTGTTATCAGAAATTAGACTTTCGGTATGGTTCTAATGCTCAGGAAATACTTTCAGTAATAGCTAAAATGCCAATGGATTCAATAATCATACTTTTTTTACATAGCTTTAATTTTTTAAATTTGCCGTATAATTTTCGAACGGCGAAATATGGTGAAATTACCGTTAATAAGAATTTAATTGAGCAATATCACAAGGTTTTGCAAGGACTTAAACAAAATAAGGATTGTGTTTTCTGTTGTTTTTCAGATCTTAATTTTGATGAACAATATGATGACTTTTTAGTTAATATTACACAAAAAGGCAAGTGGAGTTCGGTATTGCAGCGTAAACTTGATAAGATAATTAATAAAAAAGGGAATGTATAA
- a CDS encoding lipid II:glycine glycyltransferase FemX, which translates to MNCFLKSSMEVDRSIWNHDVLQKNGNPAQLYEAACAESVKMTPIFIEIIKDNVVVFRWLVFFRGYKYFGYIQANAEPTNCNPEYIDLAVREIIKRFKPFKFEFYSITLSRFPDRKILWDLGFYPIHEYGSNIIDLSKSEEELFDGIHSKHRNVIRKAIKEGVQILEDTSWEAISTYFDLSQETYARSNISGVAKQELINHYKALMATGNCRIFFAVHQECIQAAAFMLVSQRKAVYWHGASKSKPITGAANLLHWEIIKKFKSENILYYDFGGIALDAATGSKERGISLFKTRFGGTSHSFFGGQLILNSMKNSLFNWWRRIQ; encoded by the coding sequence AATCCTGCCCAATTGTATGAGGCTGCATGTGCTGAATCTGTTAAAATGACGCCCATTTTTATAGAAATAATAAAGGATAATGTAGTTGTATTTAGGTGGCTTGTTTTTTTTCGAGGATATAAATACTTTGGTTATATACAGGCTAATGCTGAACCAACAAACTGCAATCCGGAATATATAGACCTTGCAGTGAGAGAAATAATAAAAAGGTTTAAACCATTTAAATTTGAATTTTACTCTATTACTCTATCAAGATTTCCTGATCGAAAGATATTGTGGGATCTAGGTTTCTATCCAATTCATGAGTATGGCAGTAATATTATAGATTTAAGTAAAAGTGAAGAAGAGCTATTTGATGGTATTCATTCTAAACATAGAAATGTTATACGAAAAGCTATAAAGGAAGGGGTACAGATATTAGAAGACACATCTTGGGAAGCCATAAGCACATATTTTGATTTGTCCCAAGAAACTTATGCTCGTTCTAATATTTCTGGTGTAGCTAAACAAGAATTGATAAATCATTATAAGGCATTAATGGCTACGGGCAATTGTCGTATATTTTTTGCAGTGCATCAAGAATGTATTCAAGCGGCTGCTTTTATGCTAGTGTCTCAAAGGAAAGCAGTTTATTGGCATGGAGCTTCAAAAAGTAAACCAATAACAGGGGCTGCAAATCTATTGCACTGGGAAATAATAAAAAAATTTAAAAGTGAAAATATACTATATTATGATTTTGGCGGTATCGCACTTGATGCTGCAACTGGCAGCAAGGAAAGAGGTATTAGTTTGTTCAAAACACGTTTTGGTGGTACGAGTCATAGCTTTTTTGGGGGGCAGCTAATACTAAATAGTATGAAAAACTCATTGTTTAATTGGTGGAGGCGTATTCAATGA
- a CDS encoding glycosyltransferase family 4 protein, whose amino-acid sequence MRGLYLRTVFWFNLSAGGSVGHTAGVINSFRKYIKLDVISNDQLTGVKDVINIIKPSHCIMYLIPFYIRELLYSCQLIIKLRKSLKSDFIYQRYSGGSFAGAYLAKKFQIPFVLEFNSSDVWKIKNWNVKSKSFLVNTVKFLYKKIIQLPLVKFVEHYNLKYADIIVVVSEVLKEDLILAGVDSNKILVNPNGVDIKQFSSNKQGGKIRLQYGLDCHIVVGFIGTFGQWHGVLELARAISYFYKHNQNLLDKVKFLLIGDGVLLGETKKIIAKDNLIDKVIFTGLVPQQEAVNYLDACDILVSPHIQNADGTKFFGSPTKLFEYMAMEKGIVASNLEQIGKILCHNETGYLIEPGNIVEIAEGIKVLAADELLRNKMGHKARAFVSNYYTWDQHVLRILNELKYNHNSKTLYKVN is encoded by the coding sequence ATGAGAGGATTATACCTGAGAACGGTATTTTGGTTTAATTTATCGGCAGGAGGATCTGTTGGGCATACGGCAGGAGTTATAAATTCATTTCGTAAATATATCAAATTAGATGTAATTTCTAATGATCAACTGACAGGAGTAAAGGATGTAATTAATATTATTAAACCTAGTCACTGCATTATGTATCTCATTCCTTTTTATATCAGAGAATTATTATACAGTTGTCAGCTTATTATAAAGCTGCGAAAGAGCCTAAAAAGTGATTTTATTTATCAGCGATATTCAGGCGGTTCTTTTGCAGGCGCATATTTGGCAAAGAAATTTCAAATCCCATTTGTTTTAGAATTTAATTCGTCTGATGTCTGGAAAATAAAAAATTGGAATGTAAAATCGAAATCGTTTTTGGTTAATACTGTGAAATTTTTGTACAAAAAAATCATACAATTACCGCTTGTTAAGTTTGTTGAACATTATAATCTAAAATATGCAGATATTATAGTTGTGGTATCTGAAGTATTAAAAGAAGATTTGATTCTAGCAGGCGTTGACTCTAATAAAATTCTGGTTAATCCTAATGGTGTTGATATAAAACAATTCTCTTCTAATAAGCAAGGAGGGAAAATTAGACTACAATATGGTTTAGATTGTCATATTGTAGTTGGTTTTATAGGAACTTTTGGACAGTGGCATGGTGTTTTGGAGTTAGCTCGCGCTATAAGTTATTTCTATAAACATAATCAGAATTTGCTAGACAAAGTTAAATTTCTTTTGATTGGTGATGGGGTTTTATTAGGTGAAACAAAAAAAATTATAGCTAAAGATAATCTTATAGACAAAGTAATCTTTACCGGTTTAGTTCCTCAGCAGGAAGCAGTCAATTACCTGGATGCATGTGATATTTTGGTGTCCCCACATATACAAAATGCCGATGGAACGAAATTTTTTGGTAGTCCAACCAAATTATTTGAATATATGGCTATGGAAAAAGGAATTGTAGCGTCAAACTTGGAACAGATAGGAAAAATTTTATGTCATAATGAAACTGGATATTTAATTGAGCCAGGAAATATTGTTGAGATTGCCGAAGGCATTAAGGTTCTAGCTGCGGACGAATTATTACGTAATAAAATGGGAC
- a CDS encoding class I SAM-dependent methyltransferase codes for MKTQDKIFKSYKTIRSDFLYENKDQQNNFIEDLFKTHYLPHISHKREGGILEIGCNRGYMLSALRKYGFTNVKGIDLSLEDIKMAKDMGFCAESTNVFDYLDGHRKYDVIISKDVMEHIPKDKQEEFVKRVYDALQPGGVALVQVPNMDWIFSNHERYMDFTHEIGYTRESLADIYRLYFDSRDVEVVPASYIFISTLKQKIAFGFIRPLLVKIVKFFLRILGEGAYDVWFEHREILAIVRKKM; via the coding sequence ATGAAGACACAAGATAAAATCTTTAAATCATATAAAACAATACGAAGTGATTTTTTATATGAAAATAAGGATCAACAGAATAATTTTATTGAGGATCTATTTAAAACCCACTATCTCCCGCATATTTCCCACAAAAGGGAGGGAGGGATCTTGGAGATTGGGTGCAATCGTGGATATATGCTCTCCGCTTTGCGGAAATATGGCTTTACTAATGTAAAAGGAATTGATTTATCTTTAGAAGATATAAAAATGGCTAAAGATATGGGGTTTTGTGCTGAGAGTACAAATGTGTTTGATTATTTAGATGGTCATAGAAAATATGATGTGATTATTTCAAAGGATGTCATGGAACATATCCCTAAAGATAAGCAGGAAGAGTTTGTTAAGAGGGTATATGATGCACTCCAACCAGGAGGAGTTGCACTAGTGCAAGTCCCTAACATGGACTGGATTTTTAGCAATCATGAACGGTACATGGATTTTACACACGAGATAGGTTATACTCGGGAAAGTCTAGCTGATATTTATAGACTATATTTTGATAGCCGTGATGTGGAAGTAGTACCGGCCTCATATATTTTTATTAGTACACTAAAACAGAAAATTGCTTTTGGATTTATTCGACCACTTTTAGTGAAGATAGTAAAGTTCTTTTTAAGAATATTAGGAGAAGGTGCTTATGATGTATGGTTTGAGCATAGAGAAATACTTGCTATTGTTAGAAAAAAGATGTAA